In Lolium rigidum isolate FL_2022 chromosome 3, APGP_CSIRO_Lrig_0.1, whole genome shotgun sequence, the genomic window TGTAAGGTAACATCAACATTACTAAGTTGTACGCGCTTGTCGTTCTACTGCGTGTCAATAATCAGCATTCATACCATTATTCGTATCCAGAGAGTGGTTTCACTGGGCAACATCGAACCAGAATTACAAATAAGAAGTGTACCTAGTCGAAGGTCTAAGCTTATACCAAAACCCTGAGCCAAGACGTGCAAACTACCAGATCAATCAGTTAGGGGCAATACTAGCTAGAACTTGCTAGCATCAATTAGTATTCAGTGAACCGAGGCATAGCCCGGTGGTTGGGATGGGCTGATGCATCCCTGCCCGCCCAGGTTCGAGTCTCCGCACTCGCAATTTGGTGTCGTACACACAATCACTTCTAGTAAAATCACAGCGCTTTGGGTTTCTTCCCCTTAAAgccaaacatttttttttttttcaattagtATTCAGATTGGTAAAACAAAGACAGCCAGGAATTAATAGGACTACACGTCCTTGATAGGCAGCTGATTCTTTACAAGCTGTGACCAAGCTGCTACCAGATCGAGACGTACTAGCTATTTCTAAGACTGAGTCAGGAAACCACTATTGCTGAAGACGTCCAAACCTACACGATTGCCCGCCGGAGAAACAAATAAACTGCTAGGCCGGATAGATGGAAGCAAACCAATATTAGGAGCAGCAGACCTGGCGTGGCATGGTCTTCAGGACGGCGTCGTCGAACCAGCAACGCTCCGGCCAGCGGCCGTCGGCGGAGGTACGGGGTTGGTCTGGAGGCGACGCTGGCGGCGACTGCACTAGGGCAGGGGCATGTGCGGGGATAGGAAACCCCTGGGTTGGATCTGGCTTGTTAGAGTATGTCTAACAGGCCTcttacttttctgccccgtataTCGTGATTATTTTGTCCGTATAAAAAAAGTGCTCGTCGATACAccgttccgtctagcagaccccgtatttcaccccgtaaattcgtaaatttaaaaccccggaaaactttcatattcatagttcgtcgatcatacatacggatcaacgTATATACATCCAAAATGTGCGATCCtaaatggatcgcgacttctagtcggagaggtcgacgatgtacgcctccgcctcccgcaactgcgcctccttcacggcggcgatggccgccgcctcctcttcctcctccgccctcttcctctcggcgtcgtccttgagggacTCTTGTATCGCCTTCAACAAgtcggggtcctcctcctcctcgccggcgagcggagctcctctgccgctggtgctcccgatgcTCGCGTTCCAAGCCGCCTTCGCCCAGCGTCGGCGCTCCCACTCGGCGTGCCACTCGTCGAACTtggcgccgctcatcggcttcatcggcggatcctGGTTGTACCAGCGCCCGCCCGCCGCGAACTCAACGAGCTTTGGCGGGACGTACGCGGCGCTGGCGTACCTGCAGGCAGCacggcggctcccggcggcggatctcttgcattggAGATGCCACGCATCCCTCACGTTGTCCGGCGagtgggatcgcttcgatccgctcgccggtgaGGCGGTACTGCGGTGGCGTGCGTCCATGCCAAAGCTGGGGTGAAATGTGGAGGTAGGTAGTGagggattgctcgccggagcaggatggaggaggcggcggcgcacggcggagctagggttgcgagtgaggggttaacccctcactcgcacctgcgcccggtataagtagggggcggcggggccgatttcctggggcccgtattccgccgaaacggccggcccgaatacagggcctgctagacggtccaaatcgcgcctgccccgtatcccgccggaagtTTACGGGATGGACGGGTTATAagaggcctgttagacatgctcgtaTTTGACCCTTTTCTTTATACGGAGCCACCAACTACTGCTTCTCGCCCGCATCGTCCTCGTTGCCGAGAGCAACTGCAGCGAGAGACAGTGGCATGGTGGCCAGCTAACTGCGCCACGGTGGGGATGCAGAGCGGAGGAGAAGAAGTCGTGTGGAGGATAATTGTTGGAAGGGATAACGCTAGTGTGGTGGGCCTGTACCCATCGATGCCTCCAGGCCGAAGGACACGCGTCGTCCAGCCGAAGCGGATGATGAGAACCAGGGATCCCCGGGGGTTCGTAAGCGTTTTCCTTTGCGAAATGTCACACAATTCAAAATTAGTGCCCAGCATCCTAAGGCTCGACAAACCGACAAGCACAATTAAGGGAAGTGACTGAGATAGCACGACTTAGGCAGGATTTGTAGAAGCAAAATTCAGTAACATAGTATGTTTTGATCTCATTATAATTTATGTGTGCTTTGCTTGTGATTACCAAGTTccagaaataaataaataaacagatTGGATTATTTCCTGAAATTTCTTTGAGGGCACAATTTAGTTCAGATCCCCTGGTCCTGTATTTGGCATCTGGGAAGCAAATGTAGATCCAAATTTTGCTACCAACTACTTGCTTGGTGCCTTCTCCTTGGGTAAAAATTCTGATTTACTACCTTTATATTCAAGTGTGGTATGATGTTGCTGATTTGCAGAGAGAAAGTTGGATGAGTCTGTGTTCTTAGGTAACCAACTAAAGATGTGATATGCACCTCAGTTTTAAGAATCTCTTGGATACCAAGGAAAAACTGAAAGTCAGTAGAAAGGGAGTCCTCTGACCAATAAGATGTATATGATTTCACTCTTAAACAGATACCTGCAGCTTAGAATTTATTTATTGTGATGAACCTAAAGATATATCTAGGTTCACCAGTTTCGCCTTGTTCTTTTCTTGTTGCCTTGTAAAATCATGTTAACTGCAGTATATATACTAATATTAACCTATGCAAGACTCATGTGCTCCTTCTTGTCAAACACCCACGGGCGTTGAACTTGGAGAATAGGAACATACAAAGTTCCATCTGTTTTACACTTTACACTTGGTACAAAATTGATGTCCCTTCGACCAGAGAATGTCTCTGGTGAACAAGTTAGATATGAGCTATCTATAACTTAATTATGCTTTGCTAGATATTTCTTTTACTTCTctcaagaaaaaaacaaataGTTTGTTTACCATTATTGACCAAGTTCCAGACCTTTGGGTCTTAAATCTCAGTGCCCCTACAACTCATGCTTTGGTGTGCTTGAGAAAGAAGGGTCTCAAGGGAGAGAAGTAGAAAAATGCATCAGAAGTCTGCAAGGAGGTTGGAATCACCAAGGAGAAAGAGAGTTTCAGGGCATCTAGAAACTCCATAACATGGAACTGCATCATTCTTGTGTTTTTTTCTCGGATCTTGTATTCGCGTATTTTGTAAGGAAACCCATGTAAGCAACCTCTTTAATCAAATAGTGAATGCTTATTGGCTTATTGCCATGTGGATATCGACAAGATGACAAGTCTACATATTACAGGTAGTTTAGATCTAGACAACTATTAGATGGTACTAGGTTAAAAGTCGAGATGTGTACCTCAGTCCATAATAACTTCTCCAAGATCTGATACATTTGCAGCCAACTGTCCCGTCGTTCGGTGCTTTTTTAGCGTGTGAAACACCCTAACCTATGAAGTCAGCATAAGACATCTTTTAGTACTAACATTTCACTAATAATTGTTTCATACAAGAACGGATGACATGAACAAGTAGTTGAACTTACAGAAACATGAATTTCAACATTAAGGTCATTTAGATTGTCTGAGGAGCCCTTGCATATGCTCGCCAACATATTTTCCAACTAATAATAGCAGAATAAAAACATAAATGTCAAGACCATGAAGCTACCAAATATCACACACAAATGTAATTTATTTTCACTTAATTTGAAACCTAACAAATCtctactacaccaacctcaattgTTGTAGAAATACATTTTCCATTGATGCATTCAATAATATCACCTCTTTGGAATCCAAATTTTTCGGCATGAGATCCTTTTGACACCTAAGTTTCAAATGACAATCATTAACCATTATCCGTATGAGAAATTGAGCATCTTTAGGAAGGCATTATATACCTTGCGAACAACAAGACCATCATCAATGTTATACATACGCCATATCTTATCAAGATGAGCAGGCTCAAGGAGCTTGATGGCCTTAAACGACATCCCAAGGTGGGGCCGGGGGATGTACTTATACCTAACCATATAACCATTTGAATATTTCAAACAATGTATACATGAGCAAGTAAAACTTTTTAAATGAGCCATCTTTACTGGAATTTAACTTCTTTCTAGCATGCTGTAAAAAGATCCAATAGTAACCAAAAATTTCAATTTGGATAGAGTTCAAAAAGGGCCCAAGTGAGATGAGACATGACAAATAGTTGAACAAGATTATAAAAAAAAATCTTTCATGATTTGATGTTAAAATAAAACAACATATTTCAATATAAACAGGATGAGTATCACACGAAAATTGTAGAGACAATATCCCAACTAGGTTAAGTTCAGTCCATCAAAAATTGATGGGTTCGGGAAACTTGGCCATCGAAATTGAGAGACAAAACAAAGCATAGATTCCTATTAAACCTTGCTCTGCACTTTTGCTATAAGCAATCACGTGGAGCATAATGGTAATGTAATCATCATTTCTTTCTTAAAAATTTGCGGTCTCAATGTGCCCACCTTAACCCCATCAAAGATCCACTCATGCTTTTGCTTATTAACTATAGCTGCTAAATTACCTTTTGCAGCTATTTTGTTCAAACATAATATTACTTACATAAGTTATGCATTGCAGCTATTTGTTTAAACATAATTTCTATTTATTATAAATTgcatatgagagagagagagagaaaacgcACTCATATTTCTTCCATAAATCCACACACTTGACCAAAATAGACCAAGGTATAAAAGTCCCTCTCTTACTATTGTTGGACATTCCCACAACTTTTCCATCCAAGTCAACGACTGGCCCCCCGTTGTCATACTACATCAATTCAAATTTACAAAATATGAGAGTTCATAATAACAAAAAATTATAGCAGTAGTAGCATTCTGAAATATAAAACATCAAATTTCATCAAACGAACTCAGAAAAGAAAGCTATTCATTTAAATACAATCACGTGATAAGAACTCCGAAAAGAAAGCTATTATTTAATACAATCACGTGATAAGAAATATTACCTCCTTGTCATCTTTTGCATCACCTGTACAATTGAAGTACATGTTGTGATACCGCTGATACATTGTTGAATTCTGATATTCTGCCCTACCATATGTTATCCTTAGATCTAACATATTGTCTCTTCCTAGCCGAAAGACCTCTTGAGCAAGCATCACTTCCTCATGGAAAGATGGTACCTGAACGGATTGATCCACTCTAACCTTCACAAAAGCAAGATCGTAATGTGGCTGGTAGTAGAGCAACTGGCCCTCTGCACTGGTGCCGTCTAGCAAATGAACAGTAACCTAAGGGGAGAAAGGATTAGATCACAATTTTGAGCATTAGCTACCAAACAGACAAGGtgtacatgaaaatatattttaaaagcaACACGTATTTGCTGTTTCATGTTTATTACTAGAGAAGTCAAATAGCAAAAGACAATTTGCAACTAGGCGACTAGCTATCTTACGCCTAGCTATTAGTTTAAGATGGAACCCAGTAAAGTGAAAGTGCGTGCATAAAGGTTAATAGACAAAACATTGACTCACATTAGCATGAGAAGCATACTCTCCTCCGCCTAACCAGATGTTGACAGGAGAACTTGTGCAAACCAGATGTGCAGTTGTCAAAACAATACCGGTTTTGCTCTCCTCATTCCAATCAATCCAAAAACCGGAGCACCGTTTTAGAGGTTTGCCACCTGCATCCACCCAGATTCATGCAAAATATAAATCAAGTTGTGCGACGATAATCACTTTTTTGTAGTACTAAACTAATAAAATAATTGACTAGAATTAACTAGACATGCACAATAGAAATAGAAACTTATAGGAGACATATAGtgagaaaaaaaaagatgttCAAGCGTTATATGGAACTAGCAGAAAAATTGAATTGCAACACAACCATAATGAGGCTGGTCAAGGAAGGAAAGTAGAGAACACTTGGTTTACGTAAGACCCATAAATGTTTAGATGTACTTCTCGGAAAATTGTTTCTCAAAGGTATATTGATGAGAAGATGGAAATCGAAAGGACTTGCCAAAAATATAGTAAGTCTTAATTTTCTTTTCCCGAGACCAAgcatttatttttctatttaaatGACATAGCAACGTAATGCAGCAGTAAATTAAGTAGATAACAATGGCTCAAGGGGTAAGCAAAAAAATAGAATGCTCACTAAACTATATTTGATGGGTTTTTTGGGTATGTATTTGTTGCCTTGTTGGCAGACTATGGCACTGTAAATCTAGCCACGCATTTGATCATCCTAAAGCTGAGAGGATTGGTGCAaaacatatgtgctacatacctaCGGAGGATGAAATCCCAAGAAGAGACTTAGCCACAGTGCGCGCCGCCTTGGTTCCAGCTTCGCGGACATGGAGAAGCTCTCGAGTGTGAAAATACGTGGGAGGTTTGAAGTTCTTGAGCGTAGGAATTTCCGGGGT contains:
- the LOC124695576 gene encoding probable periplasmic serine endoprotease DegP-like; this encodes MSSGKPLKRCSGFWIDWNEESKTGIVLTTAHLVCTSSPVNIWLGGGEYASHANVTVHLLDGTSAEGQLLYYQPHYDLAFVKVRVDQSVQVPSFHEEVMLAQEVFRLGRDNMLDLRITYGRAEYQNSTMYQRYHNMYFNCTGDAKDDKEYDNGGPVVDLDGKVVGMSNNSKRGTFIPWSILVKCVDLWKKYEYKYIPRPHLGMSFKAIKLLEPAHLDKIWRMYNIDDGLVVRKVSKGSHAEKFGFQRGDIIECINGKCISTTIELENMLASICKGSSDNLNDLNVEIHVSVRVFHTLKKHRTTGQLAANVSDLGEVIMD